A window of the Microbulbifer aggregans genome harbors these coding sequences:
- the ampD gene encoding 1,6-anhydro-N-acetylmuramyl-L-alanine amidase AmpD: MKNYRVENGWLDGARRVPSPHCNDRPEGAEVDLLVIHSISLPPGQYGGNYIDDFFQGHLDTSAHPYFEEIGGMEVSAHLLIDREGAVTQYVPFDRRAWHAGQSEFCGRCNCNDFSIGIELEGIDTDTYTEAQYRALADVTSAIMEAYPGISTDTITGHSDIAPGRKLDPGPGFDWQHYQRELEQVQKA, translated from the coding sequence ATGAAGAACTACCGAGTGGAAAATGGCTGGCTGGACGGTGCACGTCGGGTTCCCAGCCCACACTGTAATGACCGTCCGGAAGGTGCTGAGGTCGACCTGCTGGTAATTCACAGTATCAGCTTGCCGCCGGGGCAATATGGAGGGAATTACATCGATGATTTCTTCCAGGGGCATCTCGATACCAGCGCTCACCCCTATTTTGAAGAGATCGGGGGCATGGAGGTTTCCGCGCATCTGCTGATCGATCGCGAGGGTGCTGTCACCCAATACGTGCCTTTTGATCGCCGCGCCTGGCACGCCGGCCAGTCGGAATTCTGTGGGCGTTGTAACTGCAACGACTTCTCTATAGGTATCGAGCTCGAGGGAATTGACACTGATACCTATACAGAAGCGCAGTACCGGGCACTTGCCGATGTTACCAGCGCGATCATGGAAGCCTACCCGGGGATCAGTACCGACACCATTACCGGACACTCCGATATCGCGCCGGGCCGCAAGCTGGATCCCGGCCCCGGTTTTGACTGGCAGCACTACCAACGAGAGCTCGAGCAGGTGCAGAAGGCCTGA
- a CDS encoding DUF1631 domain-containing protein, which produces MESKETTNVISLSGRSGDRADEKEQWLTRGSLSLPDTVITLRGKAKDLLLERLKHLFSKVDDSLFSMAERAHGQEEQDGLFQALRLLRVERRSLAARFAANIENDFQLQETTEEAEDRLLSENLSLVHNDDLEQMVAVETMVTNAERDFAEPLAELTLRLDSLYPLKVFEKNNPLRPESVCDAFVEALRPLEIHIRARLTVLKKFEQEVMVRLGEFYDGCNQLLVDQGVLPDLSQHRRAARREQARAGQPEPQETTPSTAGNSAGPVAQSGQGGAGVYGQGTPVAAGAAMQPPSAGQFAPGLLPPTAGLAPMPPSDLLGHLGELQNSATIAHGSGVQLLDVSQLLQQRLVEANQSASLAKVDSDIIKLVEMLFSFILEDRNLAEPIKSQLGRLQLPLLKVGIADKSLFSKGGHPARKLLNALADAATGWQAGESYERDPLYRETSGIVDRVLNEFDQDVGLFSELLASFQEFIARERKRAEMLERRVVDEADGRARTQAAKARVAAVVDALVAERDLPQVVHDWLKKVWSNVLFLTSVKEGTESEAWSREVRTARDLVWSVHAPMPDNRQQLLALLPALQERLKDGVKTVSLNPFEARRLFADLKEIYRERFALAQRLLAETEVSEQVQVEEEPNVPAQAISPVAESIESSETSGVDDNAVPQLEELEQVAADAEVSVSLPTEDDAQEVDENDAHWQMTFRLAQGSWFEFKRTADEQFRCRLAAVIKDIDQFIFVNRNGAKVAEFTRLELALALREVRLMPLDDGMLFERALQSVIGNVRKSRETTN; this is translated from the coding sequence GTGGAGAGTAAGGAGACGACCAATGTGATCTCCCTTTCGGGGAGATCTGGCGATCGCGCAGATGAAAAGGAGCAATGGCTCACTCGGGGCTCGTTGAGCCTGCCCGATACTGTTATCACCCTCAGGGGGAAGGCGAAAGACCTCCTGCTGGAGCGACTCAAACACCTGTTCAGCAAAGTCGATGACTCGCTGTTTTCAATGGCGGAGCGAGCCCATGGTCAGGAAGAGCAGGACGGACTCTTCCAGGCGCTCAGGCTGTTAAGGGTCGAACGGCGCAGTCTTGCCGCCCGCTTTGCGGCAAACATCGAGAATGACTTCCAGCTTCAGGAAACCACTGAAGAGGCTGAAGATCGCTTACTGTCTGAAAATCTTTCCCTGGTCCACAACGATGACCTGGAGCAGATGGTTGCTGTTGAGACCATGGTCACCAACGCCGAGAGAGACTTTGCCGAGCCCCTGGCCGAACTCACACTGCGACTCGACTCCCTCTATCCACTCAAAGTCTTCGAGAAAAATAATCCCCTGCGCCCGGAATCGGTCTGCGATGCGTTCGTAGAGGCTCTGCGTCCGCTGGAAATCCATATTCGCGCACGACTGACCGTGCTGAAGAAATTCGAGCAGGAAGTCATGGTGCGCCTGGGAGAGTTCTACGATGGCTGTAACCAGCTGCTTGTCGATCAGGGGGTTCTGCCGGACCTGAGTCAGCACCGGAGAGCGGCCCGCCGGGAGCAGGCGCGAGCAGGCCAGCCGGAGCCACAAGAAACCACGCCTTCGACAGCGGGCAACTCAGCGGGCCCTGTTGCACAGTCCGGTCAGGGCGGGGCTGGTGTATATGGCCAGGGCACACCCGTGGCTGCGGGCGCGGCAATGCAGCCACCCTCGGCCGGACAGTTTGCCCCCGGGCTACTGCCGCCCACCGCAGGTCTTGCGCCCATGCCGCCATCTGACCTTCTCGGTCATCTCGGCGAGTTGCAGAACTCGGCAACCATCGCCCACGGCTCGGGCGTTCAGTTACTGGATGTCAGTCAGCTTCTGCAACAGCGCCTGGTGGAGGCCAACCAGTCTGCGTCCCTTGCCAAAGTGGACAGTGACATTATCAAGCTGGTCGAGATGCTGTTTTCGTTCATCCTTGAAGACCGGAATCTGGCCGAGCCAATCAAGTCGCAGCTGGGGCGGCTACAGCTGCCTCTTCTCAAAGTGGGCATTGCCGACAAATCGCTGTTCTCCAAAGGCGGGCACCCCGCGCGTAAATTGCTCAATGCCCTTGCCGATGCCGCAACCGGTTGGCAGGCGGGAGAAAGCTACGAGCGAGATCCCCTCTACCGGGAGACCTCGGGGATTGTCGACCGGGTTCTGAATGAGTTCGATCAAGACGTCGGTCTCTTTTCCGAATTGCTGGCTTCATTTCAGGAGTTCATCGCGCGCGAGCGCAAGCGTGCTGAAATGCTCGAACGTCGTGTTGTCGACGAGGCGGACGGCAGGGCAAGAACTCAGGCTGCCAAAGCCCGTGTCGCGGCGGTTGTCGATGCTCTCGTTGCCGAGAGAGATCTGCCGCAGGTGGTACACGACTGGTTGAAAAAGGTGTGGAGTAATGTGCTATTCCTGACTTCGGTAAAAGAGGGAACCGAGTCAGAGGCCTGGAGCCGGGAGGTCCGCACCGCACGTGATCTGGTCTGGAGTGTCCATGCCCCCATGCCGGACAATCGGCAACAGCTTCTCGCGCTCTTGCCTGCGCTGCAGGAACGGCTGAAGGATGGGGTGAAGACTGTGTCCCTGAACCCATTCGAAGCCCGCCGACTGTTTGCCGATTTAAAGGAAATCTATCGTGAACGCTTTGCGCTCGCTCAGCGGCTGCTCGCTGAAACAGAGGTTTCGGAGCAGGTGCAGGTAGAGGAAGAGCCCAATGTTCCCGCTCAGGCAATTAGCCCGGTGGCCGAAAGCATTGAGAGTTCGGAGACTAGTGGTGTCGATGATAATGCGGTGCCCCAGCTCGAGGAGCTGGAGCAGGTCGCGGCAGACGCCGAGGTTTCGGTGTCCCTGCCGACCGAAGACGACGCTCAAGAAGTTGATGAAAATGATGCGCACTGGCAGATGACATTCCGGCTGGCACAGGGTAGCTGGTTTGAATTCAAGCGCACGGCAGATGAACAATTCCGTTGTCGCCTGGCAGCGGTGATCAAGGATATTGATCAGTTTATTTTCGTGAACCGCAATGGTGCGAAAGTTGCCGAATTCACCCGCCTGGAGTTGGCCCTCGCGTTGCGAGAGGTGAGGCTGATGCCCCTTGACGATGGCATGCTGTTTGAGCGGGCACTGCAGTCAGTGATTGGTAATGTACGCAAGAGTCGCGAGACGACAAATTAG
- a CDS encoding DUF1631 family protein yields MDTNDFPRVVAFSGKNVNDSGRSRTSPLPSKVASVRDTASSWLFARVKEIFTAVDDTLFATAEKVLTQEEQDGLFQALRVLRLERNRVTDRFISGVSQAFEDLNDPHRARENSATREAAAADGSLSLVQNDDLEQQVAIKTIIAAVKRDHASPIAELTLRLDTLLPSKVYDENMPLSPAVVCDAFIQALSPLDIHLRARLTVLKKFEQLLGLKLGTLYKNCNDLLIEKGVLPGLKDPLLHRRTRSGNTPPPAPQASAPTAQPEQGELGEHAVQNPWQGGMVPGAGPASGFGVPAAGMPASGAVPGFSAPSGGMPAAAGPAAGAQGGAGSTAVPYGSGGMVGGAGVPGGAAGQSGGGAGGYGLMPASAGVAPMATPDLLQHLGALQVSVPLQAGPTGQLLDVSGLLQDRLVESKQKASLEELDSEVIRMVDMLFSFMLEDRNLAEPIKVQLIRLQLPLLKLAVADKAFFSKGGHPARKLFNALADAAIGWQPGENFREEPFYKEISLIVEEVLEKFDQDEGIFVQLLEDFEAFVDRERRRARVMERRSVEEAQGSARVEAAKARVAAVFDALTAERRLPKVVHVWLNRVWNSVLFRTCLKEGTDSDQWRRNVLTARDLVWSVVAPMPESSFKMQQLLPGLRKRLDEGAASLSLNAGDRQRLMQALDRLYRERQTLADRVESERERRTRERLVQELRREADSILRIPDVAPQETVEAKVQQGDIAAPAAEISALAEGEHADPTVEVDVQELLDGDADLPRMETLEQVVQEAPQRKEATLKPLSDSDEHWRQTYHLKDSWFMLHEADKAPVRCRLAAIIRDLDQFMFVNRSGARVAIYSRLQLAHALREEKMTPLEQGPLFERALQHVVGNIGDSKIPVSVGEDAVSEQVSAEAPVPEEG; encoded by the coding sequence ATGGATACCAATGACTTCCCGCGCGTGGTCGCGTTTTCCGGAAAAAATGTCAATGACTCCGGAAGATCCCGTACTTCCCCTCTACCAAGTAAAGTCGCCAGCGTCCGCGACACCGCCAGTAGCTGGCTATTCGCGCGGGTAAAAGAAATATTCACAGCCGTGGATGACACCCTGTTTGCCACCGCTGAAAAAGTGCTTACCCAGGAAGAGCAGGACGGACTATTTCAGGCTCTGCGGGTATTACGGCTGGAGCGCAACCGGGTCACCGACCGCTTTATCAGTGGGGTTTCCCAGGCATTTGAAGACCTGAATGATCCGCACCGAGCGCGCGAGAACTCCGCTACGCGTGAAGCTGCCGCTGCCGATGGCAGTCTCTCTCTGGTCCAGAATGATGATCTGGAACAGCAGGTGGCCATCAAGACGATTATCGCCGCGGTAAAGCGGGATCACGCAAGCCCCATCGCAGAGCTGACCCTGCGTCTCGATACTCTGCTGCCGTCAAAGGTTTATGACGAGAACATGCCGCTTTCACCGGCGGTGGTTTGTGATGCCTTTATTCAGGCCCTGAGCCCGCTGGATATTCACCTGCGGGCGCGCCTCACCGTACTGAAGAAGTTCGAACAGTTACTGGGCCTGAAACTTGGAACCTTGTACAAGAACTGCAATGACCTCCTGATCGAAAAAGGCGTTCTGCCCGGCCTGAAAGATCCCCTGCTGCACCGCCGCACCAGGAGCGGGAATACCCCGCCGCCGGCACCGCAAGCCAGTGCACCCACAGCCCAGCCGGAACAGGGTGAGCTGGGGGAGCATGCTGTTCAAAACCCCTGGCAGGGCGGCATGGTGCCCGGTGCCGGTCCCGCCTCTGGATTTGGAGTGCCGGCTGCTGGTATGCCAGCTTCTGGCGCAGTCCCGGGCTTTTCTGCACCTTCCGGGGGAATGCCGGCCGCGGCAGGCCCCGCTGCGGGAGCTCAGGGTGGTGCGGGCTCCACCGCTGTGCCTTATGGCTCTGGAGGTATGGTAGGGGGCGCTGGCGTCCCCGGTGGTGCCGCCGGGCAGTCTGGCGGTGGTGCGGGCGGCTACGGCCTGATGCCCGCCTCCGCGGGTGTTGCCCCCATGGCAACTCCAGACCTGTTACAGCACCTGGGTGCGCTCCAGGTCAGCGTGCCCCTTCAGGCGGGCCCTACCGGTCAACTGCTGGATGTCAGTGGCCTGTTGCAGGATCGCCTGGTCGAGTCCAAACAGAAAGCCTCGCTGGAAGAACTCGACAGCGAAGTTATCCGCATGGTGGATATGCTGTTCTCCTTCATGCTGGAGGACCGCAATCTCGCCGAGCCCATCAAGGTTCAGCTCATTCGCCTCCAGCTGCCGCTGCTGAAACTGGCGGTAGCCGACAAGGCGTTCTTCAGTAAAGGCGGCCATCCGGCGCGGAAGTTGTTCAATGCCCTGGCAGATGCCGCCATTGGCTGGCAGCCTGGCGAAAACTTCCGCGAGGAGCCCTTCTACAAAGAGATCTCGCTGATCGTTGAGGAGGTGCTGGAGAAATTCGATCAGGACGAAGGCATATTCGTCCAGTTGCTGGAAGATTTTGAGGCCTTCGTCGATCGGGAGCGTCGTCGCGCCCGGGTGATGGAGCGCCGCTCAGTGGAGGAGGCGCAGGGTAGTGCCCGGGTGGAAGCAGCCAAGGCGCGCGTTGCCGCTGTCTTTGACGCGCTCACCGCCGAGCGCCGGCTGCCCAAGGTAGTACATGTCTGGCTGAACCGGGTCTGGAACAGCGTCCTCTTTCGCACCTGCCTTAAAGAGGGTACTGACAGTGATCAGTGGCGTCGCAATGTCCTGACCGCCCGTGACCTGGTCTGGAGCGTCGTAGCGCCGATGCCAGAAAGCAGTTTCAAGATGCAGCAGTTGCTGCCTGGGCTGCGCAAGCGTCTGGATGAGGGAGCGGCGTCCCTGTCACTGAATGCCGGGGACCGCCAGCGGCTGATGCAGGCGCTGGACCGGCTGTATCGCGAGCGACAGACGCTGGCCGATCGCGTGGAGTCCGAGCGCGAGCGCCGCACCCGCGAGCGCCTGGTGCAGGAACTGCGCCGCGAGGCTGACAGTATTCTTCGTATCCCCGATGTCGCTCCTCAGGAAACGGTCGAGGCCAAGGTGCAGCAGGGAGATATCGCGGCACCGGCAGCCGAAATTTCTGCGTTGGCAGAGGGCGAGCACGCCGACCCCACCGTGGAAGTGGATGTGCAGGAGCTGCTTGATGGCGACGCCGACCTGCCGCGGATGGAGACGCTGGAGCAGGTGGTGCAGGAAGCACCGCAGCGCAAAGAGGCAACCCTCAAGCCGCTGTCGGATTCTGATGAGCACTGGCGGCAGACCTACCACCTGAAAGACAGCTGGTTCATGCTGCACGAGGCTGACAAGGCTCCGGTGCGCTGTCGATTGGCGGCGATTATCCGCGATCTGGATCAGTTTATGTTCGTCAATCGCTCCGGAGCCCGGGTGGCGATTTACAGCCGTTTGCAGCTGGCTCACGCCTTGCGGGAAGAAAAGATGACACCACTGGAACAGGGGCCGCTGTTTGAGCGCGCCCTGCAGCATGTGGTTGGCAATATCGGCGACAGCAAGATCCCTGTCTCCGTCGGTGAGGATGCGGTGTCCGAGCAGGTTTCCGCTGAAGCGCCGGTGCCCGAAGAGGGCTGA
- the nadC gene encoding carboxylating nicotinate-nucleotide diphosphorylase, producing MQPEHTDIPNLLEDLKRTVRQALDEDVGSGDITAQLIPADREARARVITREDCTVCGRAWVEEVFRQLDPELKLRWHCEDGDSVTAESVLFELEGNARAILTGERTALNLLQTLSGTATTAARFAALAAGTGVKILDTRKTIPGLRTAQKYAVLCGGCFNHRIGLYDAFLIKENHIAAAGGINTAIRQARGIAPEALVEVEVENLQELREALAAGADVIMLDEFSDADTREALALAKGKAKIEISGSVDADRLQQLAALDADYISSGSLTKHLRAIDLSLRIDL from the coding sequence ATGCAACCGGAACATACAGATATCCCCAACCTGCTCGAGGATCTGAAGCGCACTGTTCGCCAGGCGCTGGACGAGGATGTGGGCAGCGGCGACATCACCGCACAGCTGATTCCAGCCGATCGCGAGGCCCGAGCGCGGGTCATCACCCGCGAGGACTGCACCGTCTGTGGCCGGGCATGGGTTGAGGAGGTCTTTCGGCAGCTGGACCCGGAACTGAAACTGCGCTGGCACTGTGAGGACGGCGATTCCGTAACCGCAGAGAGTGTGCTTTTCGAACTGGAAGGCAATGCCCGGGCCATCCTGACCGGTGAGCGCACCGCGCTCAACCTCCTGCAGACGCTGTCGGGAACCGCCACCACTGCAGCCCGCTTCGCGGCCCTTGCCGCCGGTACCGGAGTGAAAATCCTCGATACACGCAAGACCATTCCCGGGCTGCGTACTGCGCAGAAATATGCCGTTCTGTGCGGTGGATGCTTCAACCACCGCATCGGTCTCTATGACGCCTTCCTGATCAAAGAGAACCATATTGCGGCCGCCGGCGGCATCAACACAGCCATTCGGCAGGCGCGCGGCATTGCTCCAGAAGCACTGGTGGAAGTCGAAGTGGAAAACCTGCAGGAACTGCGCGAGGCCCTGGCCGCTGGTGCGGACGTCATCATGCTGGACGAGTTCAGCGATGCCGACACCCGCGAGGCTCTGGCACTGGCGAAAGGCAAAGCGAAAATCGAAATCTCCGGCAGCGTCGACGCCGATCGATTGCAGCAGCTTGCGGCACTGGATGCGGATTACATCTCTTCAGGCAGCCTCACCAAGCACCTGCGCGCCATTGACCTGTCTCTGCGTATCGATCTCTGA
- a CDS encoding aldehyde dehydrogenase family protein produces the protein MATELDSSQGTHLNAPALVAGLRTYFRSGTTAELSWRRQQLAQLRKMLTENEKRFLDALKSDLNKAPQEGFMTEISAVVGDIDHALKHLKRWVRPRGVSTPIVAQPGKSYILPEPLGVVLIIGAWNYPLQLTLSPLVPAIAAGNCAVVKPSELSPATSALIAELLPRYLDSDAFACVEGAVDETTALLEQRWDHILYTGGGHVGRIVMTAAAKHLTPVTLELGGKSPCIVADDADIEVTARRIAWGKFTNAGQTCIAPDYLLCTRATAERLLPAIEKSVRDMFGENPRESSDYGRIVNERHARRLAAYLEDGEVLWGGEVDPESRYVAPTLIRNAGPETPVMQEEIFGPILPVVELDDFSRVEEFVNEREKPLALYVFTQDQATADRILRRCSSGNACVNDCMMFMAAHDLPFGGVGPSGMGAYHGEHGFKTFSHYKAVMKRKNILDLSVRYAPFSTFKFKLLRWLR, from the coding sequence ATGGCTACTGAACTTGATTCCAGCCAAGGTACCCATCTCAACGCACCGGCGCTGGTCGCCGGTCTGCGAACTTACTTTCGCAGTGGGACTACCGCTGAACTGAGCTGGCGGCGTCAGCAGCTCGCCCAGCTGCGCAAGATGCTGACGGAGAACGAGAAGCGCTTTCTCGACGCCCTGAAGAGCGACCTCAACAAGGCGCCCCAGGAAGGGTTCATGACCGAAATCTCGGCCGTTGTCGGAGATATCGATCACGCCCTCAAACACCTGAAGCGCTGGGTACGTCCCCGTGGTGTATCGACGCCCATCGTTGCGCAGCCGGGCAAGAGCTACATCCTGCCGGAACCCCTGGGTGTGGTTCTGATTATCGGTGCCTGGAACTATCCGCTGCAGCTGACTCTCTCTCCGCTGGTGCCGGCGATCGCCGCCGGCAACTGCGCCGTGGTCAAGCCATCGGAATTGTCACCGGCCACCTCCGCCCTGATTGCCGAGCTGTTACCCCGCTACCTCGACAGTGACGCCTTTGCCTGCGTCGAGGGCGCGGTCGACGAAACCACCGCGCTGCTGGAGCAGCGCTGGGATCATATTCTCTACACCGGTGGAGGCCATGTCGGGCGTATCGTCATGACGGCGGCGGCCAAACACCTGACGCCGGTTACCCTCGAGCTGGGCGGCAAGAGCCCCTGTATTGTCGCCGACGATGCCGATATCGAGGTCACCGCCCGTCGCATTGCCTGGGGCAAATTCACCAATGCCGGCCAGACCTGTATTGCACCGGATTACCTGTTGTGTACACGGGCCACCGCCGAGCGGCTGTTGCCGGCGATCGAAAAGTCCGTGCGCGACATGTTTGGCGAGAACCCGCGCGAGTCCTCCGATTACGGTCGTATCGTCAACGAACGGCATGCCCGCCGCCTGGCAGCCTATCTCGAAGACGGCGAGGTGTTGTGGGGGGGAGAGGTGGACCCGGAAAGCCGCTATGTGGCGCCGACACTGATCCGCAACGCCGGGCCCGAGACGCCAGTGATGCAGGAGGAAATTTTCGGCCCCATCCTGCCAGTGGTGGAGCTGGATGATTTCAGCCGCGTGGAAGAGTTTGTCAACGAGCGGGAAAAGCCGCTCGCCCTCTATGTGTTCACCCAGGACCAGGCCACCGCTGACCGGATTCTGCGTCGTTGCAGTTCGGGTAATGCCTGTGTGAACGACTGCATGATGTTCATGGCGGCGCATGACTTGCCCTTCGGCGGCGTGGGGCCCAGTGGCATGGGCGCCTACCACGGTGAGCACGGCTTCAAGACGTTCAGCCACTACAAAGCCGTGATGAAGCGCAAGAATATTCTCGACCTGAGTGTGCGCTACGCGCCATTCAGTACTTTCAAGTTCAAGCTGTTGCGCTGGCTGCGCTGA
- the ampE gene encoding regulatory signaling modulator protein AmpE encodes MALLIVLIALALVQLWGSGAPVHRDGWFRWWRHRLMGFPALQQNPGLMLIAAVLPPALLGAVIMVMAEALLGWLGILFAGVPLLLYCLGRGNFNEMISNYLRYWYQGDLAAARTAAAPLLPPHEEESASPQQLHEQVFRGAAYCAFERLFAVLFWFILLGIPGALLFRLSALYAEEEGTDNSMAARWLWLLEWLPVRLMGFSFAIVGNFAGCYRAWRQCLTCRERGTDEVLEAYLEGALGGIDASECSAGFEVGEAQRACGAQLEGLQALLSRSLLLWITVMALVVLFGY; translated from the coding sequence ATGGCCCTGCTCATTGTGTTGATCGCCCTGGCGCTGGTGCAGCTCTGGGGTTCTGGTGCACCGGTGCACCGGGATGGCTGGTTCCGCTGGTGGCGGCATCGCCTGATGGGATTCCCGGCCCTGCAGCAAAACCCGGGTTTGATGCTGATCGCAGCTGTTCTGCCGCCGGCGCTGCTGGGCGCGGTGATCATGGTCATGGCTGAGGCGCTGCTGGGCTGGCTCGGAATACTGTTCGCTGGCGTGCCCCTACTCCTCTACTGCCTCGGCCGCGGCAACTTCAACGAGATGATCTCCAATTACCTGCGTTACTGGTACCAAGGCGATCTGGCCGCGGCCCGCACGGCGGCCGCGCCCCTGTTGCCACCTCACGAGGAAGAGAGTGCATCCCCGCAGCAACTGCACGAGCAGGTATTTCGCGGCGCGGCCTATTGTGCGTTCGAGCGTCTGTTTGCAGTGCTCTTCTGGTTTATTTTGCTGGGTATCCCCGGCGCACTCCTGTTTCGGCTGAGTGCCCTCTATGCAGAAGAAGAGGGGACTGATAACAGTATGGCTGCCCGTTGGCTGTGGCTGCTCGAGTGGCTGCCGGTCCGGCTGATGGGCTTCAGTTTTGCCATCGTTGGCAACTTCGCGGGCTGCTACCGGGCCTGGCGCCAGTGCCTGACCTGCCGGGAACGGGGTACAGACGAAGTACTGGAAGCGTATCTTGAGGGTGCTCTGGGCGGTATTGACGCCAGTGAGTGCAGTGCCGGATTCGAAGTTGGGGAAGCCCAGCGGGCTTGTGGTGCGCAACTGGAGGGCCTGCAGGCGCTACTGTCGCGCTCACTGTTGCTGTGGATCACGGTGATGGCACTGGTAGTCCTCTTCGGCTACTAA
- a CDS encoding threonine ammonia-lyase, giving the protein MPIEQLDLPTSAEVFSAAQTIAGQVHTTPLIRSTQLDTLTGANLHFKCEHLQKVGAFKARGACNAMAQLPAGTHLVATHSSGNHGAALAWAAAQAGIECRVVMPETAPMAKRVAVASYGAEIILCGPSLADRESALAKLVAETGAHVVPPFDDPRIIAGQGTVALEIMHQCRDAGFTPDIVIAPVGGGGLLAGIGLAMKALDPGATVLGAEPAGADDAQRSLRSGQLVTSQQPDTIADGLRTTLGQRNFAVIRETVRDIVTVSEAGIVEAMELLWTRTKQLVEPSAAVGLAAVLEHGARFRNKQVAIVLTGGNMDLDRACGLFNSREKTA; this is encoded by the coding sequence ATGCCCATCGAACAGCTCGACCTGCCCACCAGCGCAGAGGTGTTTTCCGCTGCCCAGACGATTGCCGGGCAGGTGCATACCACACCACTGATCCGGAGTACCCAGCTCGATACGCTGACCGGCGCCAATCTTCATTTCAAATGTGAGCACCTGCAGAAAGTGGGGGCGTTCAAAGCCCGTGGCGCCTGTAACGCCATGGCGCAGCTGCCCGCAGGCACGCACCTGGTTGCCACCCACTCCTCCGGTAACCACGGCGCTGCGTTGGCCTGGGCGGCCGCCCAGGCGGGAATCGAGTGCCGCGTAGTGATGCCAGAGACCGCGCCGATGGCGAAGCGCGTTGCAGTGGCCAGTTATGGGGCAGAGATCATTCTCTGTGGACCCAGTCTTGCGGATCGCGAGAGCGCACTTGCCAAGCTGGTCGCAGAAACCGGGGCGCACGTGGTGCCACCATTCGATGACCCGCGCATCATCGCCGGGCAGGGCACGGTGGCGCTCGAGATTATGCACCAGTGCCGTGACGCGGGCTTTACGCCAGATATCGTCATTGCACCGGTGGGCGGCGGCGGATTGTTGGCCGGCATCGGCCTCGCCATGAAGGCTCTGGATCCCGGCGCGACCGTGCTCGGTGCCGAGCCCGCCGGTGCTGACGACGCCCAGCGATCGCTACGCAGCGGTCAGCTAGTGACGAGCCAGCAGCCGGATACCATTGCCGATGGCCTTCGGACTACCCTGGGGCAGCGCAATTTCGCCGTGATTCGCGAGACCGTTCGCGATATCGTGACGGTTTCAGAGGCGGGTATCGTCGAGGCCATGGAGTTGCTCTGGACGCGCACCAAGCAGCTGGTGGAGCCCTCGGCGGCGGTCGGGTTGGCTGCCGTACTCGAGCACGGTGCCCGTTTTCGCAACAAGCAGGTCGCCATCGTGCTGACCGGCGGCAATATGGATCTGGACAGGGCCTGCGGCCTGTTCAACAGCAGGGAGAAGACCGCATGA
- a CDS encoding YbhB/YbcL family Raf kinase inhibitor-like protein — translation MNVFASAHRGQTLASGWAAKLVALITLTVIASMSSAQEFTLTSDTLKAGERMPMEHVYSGCGGENISPALSWSGAPEGTKSFALMVHDPDAPTGSGWWHWVVFNIPADQNSLPAGAGEPKNGLIPEATQVRNDYGTPGYGGACPPKGHGDHRYQFRLVALGVEELPLDETATPAKVGFNVNANKLGEAELEVLWGH, via the coding sequence ATGAATGTATTCGCATCTGCCCACCGCGGGCAAACTCTGGCGTCCGGCTGGGCTGCTAAACTGGTGGCACTCATAACACTGACGGTGATTGCCTCCATGTCCTCTGCCCAGGAATTTACCCTCACCTCCGACACTCTTAAAGCCGGCGAGCGGATGCCAATGGAGCATGTGTACAGCGGCTGCGGTGGTGAGAATATTTCCCCTGCGCTTAGTTGGAGCGGGGCACCGGAAGGTACCAAGAGCTTCGCCCTGATGGTCCATGACCCCGATGCACCCACTGGCAGCGGTTGGTGGCACTGGGTCGTGTTCAATATCCCCGCAGACCAGAACAGCCTGCCTGCCGGGGCCGGTGAACCCAAGAACGGCCTGATCCCGGAGGCGACCCAGGTGCGCAATGATTACGGCACGCCGGGTTATGGCGGCGCCTGCCCGCCCAAAGGGCACGGAGACCATCGCTACCAGTTCCGCCTTGTTGCGCTGGGCGTGGAGGAATTGCCTCTCGACGAAACCGCTACGCCCGCCAAGGTGGGTTTCAATGTGAATGCCAACAAGCTGGGGGAAGCCGAGCTGGAAGTGCTCTGGGGTCACTGA